Proteins co-encoded in one Cataglyphis hispanica isolate Lineage 1 chromosome 4, ULB_Chis1_1.0, whole genome shotgun sequence genomic window:
- the LOC126848999 gene encoding acyl-CoA Delta-9 desaturase-like, with translation MYSSKTLEYEDNESRKLTQSETEDCKNSILDELPKENIPAEQPLIWRNVIGIPILHIISIYLFVTRYHEAKFWTWIFEISYGIFAGLGLTAGAHRYWAHKSYKAKLPLKILLSCLYCSAGQTHLTKWIRVHRTHHKYTDTSADPHNSNRGFFFAHVGWLMMKHHPAVKEYGKSVNMSDVAADPVIRFFDKYYPPIMLSLCFILPILIPVYVWNETWIVSITATLFRYICTLNGSFSVNSFAHLYGTQPYNRNLKARENRTVAIVSLGEGWHNYHHTFPWDYKAAELGLHHFNLATAFIDFMACLGLAYDLKTPSSEMINSFCAKKGDGTASRNQTRNRDTAIK, from the exons ATGTACAGCTCAAAGACACTCGAGTACGAGGACAATGAAAGCCGAAAATTAACGCAATCAGAAACGGAGGATTGCAAGAATTCAATTCTCGATGAACTGCCAAAAGAGAACATACCGGCCGAACAACCATTAATTTGGCGCAATGTCATTGGAATCCCTATTCTCCATATCATTTCGATCTATTTATTTGTCACGCGATATCATGAAGCAAAATTTTGGACTTGGATATTTG AAATATCATATGGAATCTTTGCTGGTTTGGGTCTAACGGCAGGCGCTCATCGTTATTGGGCACATAAGAGTTATAAGGCAAAACTACCACTCAAAATTCTACTCAGTTGTTTGTACTGCTCAGCTGGACAA ACTCATCTGACTAAATGGATTCGCGTCCATCGAACGCATCATAAATATACAGATACATCCGCGGATCCGCATAATTCTAATCGCGGCTTCTTCTTCGCGCATGTCGGCTGGTTAATGATGAAACATCATCCGGCAGTTAAAGAATATGGGAAAAGCGTGAATATGAGCGATGTCGCTGCCGATCCTGTGATACGTTTTTTCGACAA atattatCCGCCGATTATGCTGTcgctatgttttattttaccgATTCTGATACCTGTATATGTATGGAATGAAACCTGGATAGTAAGCATAACTGCTACGCTTTTTCGTTACATATGTACATTGAATGGGTCTTTTTCTGTCAACAGTTTTGCTCATTTATATGGCACTCAACCATATAATAG AAATCTTAAAGCAAGAGAGAATCGCACGGTAGCCATCGTGAGTCTTGGTGAGGGTTGGCACAATTATCATCATACCTTCCCGTGGGACTATAAGGCTGCGGAACTAGGTTTGCATCATTTCAATCTGGCGACCGCTTTTATAGATTTCATGGCCTGCTTAGGATTGGCATACGATCTGAAGACGCCAAGTTCTGAGATGATCAATAGTTTTTGCGCGAAAAAAGGTGACGGTACAGCCTCTCGAAACCAAACGCGAAATAGAGATACagctattaaataa